The following proteins come from a genomic window of Streptomyces sp. GS7:
- the pdxR gene encoding MocR-like pyridoxine biosynthesis transcription factor PdxR, with product MPYESEPPGGAVWAAAWELLLPTAAAPPRQRGRLLQEALRDAVRSGRLATGTRLPSGRALAADLGVSRGLVTEAYEQLTAEGYLRSRRGAGTWVGGAVRGEVPVAAGPAPQESVPDVDFTPGTPDLSLFPRAAWSAAHRRAVSRLPHRALGYPDPRGLPELRGEIARLLSRRRGVVADPGRVVVCSGVAQAMTLLGFTLHGAGQRTVAVEEPGSPDHRALFAAAGLESVPLPLDGEGPDPAVLAASGARTAVLTPSHQFPTGTAVSAARRSALLRWARAVDGLIVEDDYDGDFRYDRAPVGALQGLDPDRVAYTGSVSKSLAPGLRLGWLVVPARLLDGVVARKRLLDLGNPVLDQALLADLVARGDYDRQLRRCQRAYRERRDALTAALAVHCPGAVVTGIAAGLHAIVTLPARCGPEAAFLGLARRAGLGLRPLADYEWAGRREPAAGRDGRVRLVLGYAHLTPSEIARGVALLGGLGTA from the coding sequence GTGCCGTACGAGAGCGAGCCGCCGGGCGGCGCCGTGTGGGCCGCCGCCTGGGAGTTGCTGCTGCCGACCGCGGCGGCGCCGCCCCGGCAGCGCGGCCGATTGCTCCAGGAGGCGCTGCGGGACGCGGTGCGCTCGGGCCGGCTGGCGACCGGGACGCGGCTGCCGTCGGGCCGGGCGCTCGCCGCCGACCTGGGGGTGTCGCGGGGCCTGGTGACCGAGGCGTACGAGCAGTTGACGGCCGAGGGCTATCTGCGCAGCCGGCGCGGCGCGGGGACGTGGGTGGGCGGGGCGGTGCGCGGCGAGGTGCCGGTGGCGGCCGGGCCCGCGCCCCAAGAGAGCGTGCCGGACGTCGACTTCACCCCGGGGACGCCGGACCTCTCGCTCTTCCCCCGGGCCGCCTGGTCCGCCGCGCACCGCAGGGCGGTGTCCCGCCTGCCGCACCGGGCGCTCGGCTATCCGGACCCGCGCGGGCTGCCCGAACTGCGCGGGGAGATCGCCCGGTTGCTGTCCCGCCGGCGCGGGGTGGTGGCCGATCCGGGGCGGGTGGTGGTGTGCTCCGGGGTGGCGCAGGCGATGACGCTGCTGGGGTTCACGCTCCACGGGGCGGGGCAGCGGACGGTGGCCGTCGAGGAACCGGGGAGCCCCGACCACCGGGCGCTGTTCGCGGCGGCCGGACTGGAGTCCGTGCCGCTCCCGCTGGACGGCGAGGGCCCCGACCCGGCGGTGCTGGCGGCGTCCGGCGCGCGGACCGCGGTGCTGACCCCGTCGCATCAGTTCCCCACCGGGACGGCCGTGTCGGCGGCCCGCCGGTCGGCGCTGCTGCGCTGGGCGCGGGCGGTCGACGGGCTGATCGTCGAGGACGACTACGACGGCGACTTCCGGTACGACAGGGCGCCGGTCGGCGCGTTGCAGGGCCTGGATCCGGACCGGGTGGCGTACACCGGGTCGGTGAGCAAGTCGCTGGCTCCGGGGCTGCGGCTGGGGTGGCTGGTGGTGCCGGCGCGGCTGCTGGACGGGGTGGTGGCCCGGAAGCGGCTGCTGGATCTGGGCAATCCCGTGCTGGACCAGGCGCTGCTGGCCGATCTCGTCGCGCGCGGCGACTACGACCGCCAACTGCGGCGCTGCCAGCGGGCCTACCGGGAGCGCCGGGACGCGCTGACCGCGGCGCTGGCCGTGCACTGCCCCGGTGCGGTGGTCACCGGGATCGCCGCCGGTCTGCACGCCATCGTCACGCTGCCGGCGCGCTGTGGGCCCGAGGCGGCGTTCCTCGGGCTGGCCCGGCGCGCGGGGCTGGGGCTGCGCCCGCTGGCGGACTACGAGTGGGCCGGGCGGCGCGAGCCGGCCGCCGGGCGGGACGGCCGGGTGCGGCTGGTCCTGGGCTATGCGCATCTGACGCCGTCGGAGATCGCCCGCGGGGTGGCGCTGCTGGGCGGCCTCGGCACGGCCTGA
- a CDS encoding GNAT family N-acetyltransferase, with translation MTEATSARSARRHHWRRDAVELAALFTAVAVADVVADMVAHGPSGPVMLGAAALALLATTGFHIWWSRRREHAPPPADTGATAPSAAPAPEAGGQETALWRMRTTVRDEPGSLAALCTALAERRVDILSLQTHPLSDGTVDEFLLRAPAGLPPADLTRTVAGAGGSHSWLERADTHDLVDAPTRMLGLATRTALDSAELPLALRQLLGRCTIRSVPARSLTGQPLAEEVPAEGVLEDHTMKFRDPSGGSLTIERPQLPFTPTEFARVRALVELDSRLGQRVPPRREVLTLPEGNAITVRRAGTADLAAAREMHDRCSAQTLALRYHGPVGDAERYLDHLLSPRFGRTLAAETASGRLVALGHLLWDGDETEVALLVEDAWQQRGIGAELLRRLVAMAAETGCESVYAITQASNTGMVTAMRGLGLPLDYQIEEGTLVITARPAGVPARREAREELRVRDGSRHG, from the coding sequence ATGACTGAAGCAACCTCTGCCCGTTCCGCCCGGCGCCATCACTGGCGCCGGGACGCCGTCGAGCTGGCCGCCCTGTTCACTGCCGTGGCGGTGGCCGACGTCGTGGCCGACATGGTCGCGCACGGCCCGTCCGGCCCGGTGATGCTGGGCGCCGCGGCCCTCGCGCTGCTCGCCACGACCGGCTTCCACATCTGGTGGTCACGCCGTCGTGAGCACGCCCCACCACCGGCCGATACCGGCGCCACCGCACCGTCCGCCGCACCGGCACCCGAGGCCGGCGGCCAGGAGACGGCGCTGTGGCGGATGCGGACCACGGTCCGGGACGAGCCGGGCAGCCTGGCTGCGCTGTGCACCGCGCTGGCCGAGCGCCGGGTGGACATACTCAGCCTCCAGACCCATCCGCTGTCCGACGGGACGGTGGACGAGTTCCTGCTGCGCGCGCCGGCCGGTCTGCCGCCCGCGGACCTGACGCGTACGGTGGCCGGCGCCGGCGGCTCGCACAGCTGGCTGGAGCGGGCCGATACCCACGACCTGGTCGACGCGCCGACCCGGATGCTCGGCCTGGCCACCCGCACGGCCCTCGATTCCGCCGAACTCCCGCTCGCTCTCCGGCAGTTGCTCGGTCGCTGCACGATCCGCTCGGTGCCCGCCCGGTCGCTGACCGGTCAGCCCCTCGCCGAGGAGGTGCCCGCCGAGGGCGTGCTGGAGGACCACACCATGAAGTTCCGCGATCCCTCCGGGGGTTCGCTCACCATCGAAAGGCCGCAGTTGCCGTTCACACCCACCGAGTTCGCCCGGGTACGCGCGCTGGTAGAGCTGGACTCCCGGCTCGGCCAGCGGGTGCCCCCGCGGCGCGAGGTGCTGACGCTGCCCGAGGGCAACGCGATCACGGTCCGCCGCGCCGGCACCGCGGATCTGGCCGCCGCCCGGGAGATGCACGACCGCTGCTCGGCACAGACCCTCGCGCTGCGCTACCACGGCCCGGTCGGCGACGCCGAACGCTATCTGGACCATCTGCTCAGCCCGCGCTTCGGCCGCACCCTGGCCGCGGAGACCGCGTCCGGCCGGCTGGTGGCACTGGGCCACCTCCTGTGGGACGGCGACGAGACCGAGGTGGCGCTGCTGGTCGAGGACGCCTGGCAGCAGCGCGGCATCGGCGCCGAACTCCTCCGCCGGCTGGTCGCGATGGCCGCCGAGACCGGCTGCGAGAGCGTCTACGCCATCACCCAGGCATCCAACACCGGCATGGTGACGGCGATGCGCGGACTGGGCCTGCCCCTCGACTACCAGATAGAGGAGGGCACCCTGGTCATCACCGCCCGCCCGGCGGGCGTCCCCGCGCGCCGGGAAGCCCGCGAGGAACTCCGCGTCCGGGACGGCTCCCGGCACGGCTGA
- a CDS encoding DUF885 domain-containing protein translates to MSNTTTPTGGPLPRQVADAYVDALVDLDPITGTFLGVAESSDKLPDFSPEGQEAVARLARTTLERLAEAEARPGADTPAEKICARLLRERLTAELAVHDAGEGLRTVSNLSSPLHHMREVFTVTPTETDEDWAAIARRLRAVPAALAGYRASLEAGLRQDLPAGPLQVTTVIGQLGEWIGTDRSWFAEFTAPGPESLRAELAAAADLATGALVELRDWFRDDYAPAIEGAPDVVGRERYARLARYYNGADLDPEEAYAYGWSEFHRLLAEMEAEAEKVLPGAKTPWEALSWCDEHGEAVEGVEETRQWLQSLMDEAIDALDGTHFELAERVRRVESRIAPPGSAAAPYYTQPSLDFSRPGRTWLPTMGETRFPAYDLVSTWYHEGVPGHHLQLAQWVHVADALSRYQTTVGIVSANAEGWALYAERLMDELGFLTNAERRLGYLDAQMMRAIRVIIDIGMHLELEIPADSPFHPGERWTPELAHTFLAGHCSRPADFVESEIVRYQGMAGQAIGYKLGERVWLQGREAARARHGADFDLKSWHMAALSQGSLGLDDLLSELSAL, encoded by the coding sequence ATGTCCAACACCACTACTCCCACGGGCGGTCCACTGCCCCGCCAGGTCGCCGACGCCTATGTCGACGCCCTCGTCGACCTGGATCCGATCACCGGCACCTTCCTCGGCGTCGCCGAGAGCTCCGACAAGCTCCCCGACTTCTCCCCCGAGGGCCAGGAAGCGGTGGCGCGGCTCGCCCGTACGACGCTGGAGCGACTCGCCGAGGCCGAGGCCCGTCCGGGCGCGGACACCCCCGCCGAGAAGATCTGCGCCCGGCTGCTGCGCGAGCGGCTGACCGCGGAACTCGCGGTCCACGACGCGGGCGAGGGGCTGCGCACGGTCAGCAACCTCAGCTCGCCGCTGCACCACATGCGCGAGGTCTTCACCGTCACCCCCACCGAGACCGACGAGGACTGGGCGGCGATCGCCCGACGGCTGCGCGCCGTACCGGCCGCGCTGGCGGGCTACCGCGCCTCCCTCGAAGCCGGCCTCCGGCAGGACCTCCCCGCCGGTCCGCTCCAGGTCACCACCGTCATCGGCCAGTTGGGCGAGTGGATCGGCACCGACCGCAGCTGGTTCGCCGAGTTCACCGCCCCCGGGCCGGAGTCGCTGCGCGCCGAGCTGGCCGCGGCGGCGGACCTGGCCACCGGGGCCCTGGTGGAGCTGCGCGACTGGTTCCGGGACGACTACGCCCCGGCCATCGAGGGCGCCCCGGACGTCGTGGGCCGGGAACGGTACGCCCGGCTCGCCCGTTACTACAACGGCGCCGACCTCGACCCGGAGGAGGCGTACGCATACGGCTGGTCGGAGTTCCACCGGCTGCTGGCCGAGATGGAGGCCGAGGCCGAGAAGGTCCTGCCCGGCGCCAAGACGCCGTGGGAGGCGCTGTCCTGGTGCGACGAGCACGGCGAGGCGGTCGAGGGCGTCGAGGAGACCCGGCAGTGGCTCCAGTCGCTGATGGACGAGGCCATCGACGCGCTGGACGGCACCCACTTCGAACTCGCCGAGCGGGTCCGCCGGGTGGAGTCGCGGATCGCCCCGCCGGGCAGCGCCGCCGCCCCGTACTACACCCAGCCGTCGCTGGACTTCTCCCGCCCCGGCCGCACCTGGCTCCCGACGATGGGCGAGACCCGCTTCCCGGCGTACGACCTGGTCTCCACCTGGTACCACGAGGGCGTGCCCGGCCATCACCTCCAGCTGGCGCAGTGGGTGCACGTCGCGGACGCGCTCTCGCGCTACCAGACCACCGTCGGCATCGTCAGCGCCAACGCGGAGGGCTGGGCGCTGTACGCCGAGCGCCTGATGGACGAACTGGGCTTCCTGACCAACGCCGAGCGGCGGCTGGGCTATCTGGACGCGCAGATGATGCGGGCGATCCGCGTCATCATCGACATCGGCATGCACCTGGAGCTGGAGATCCCGGCCGACTCCCCCTTCCACCCGGGCGAGCGCTGGACCCCGGAGCTGGCGCACACGTTCCTGGCCGGCCACTGCAGCCGCCCGGCGGACTTCGTCGAGAGCGAGATCGTCCGCTACCAGGGCATGGCGGGCCAGGCGATCGGCTACAAGCTCGGCGAACGCGTCTGGCTCCAGGGCCGCGAGGCCGCCCGCGCCCGGCACGGTGCGGACTTCGACCTCAAGTCCTGGCACATGGCGGCGCTGTCGCAGGGCTCGCTGGGCCTGGACGACCTGCTGAGCGAGCTGTCGGCGCTCTGA
- a CDS encoding exonuclease SbcCD subunit D: MRFLHTSDWHLGRSFHRVSMLSAQRAFLDHLVATVRDREADAVLVAGDVYDRAVPPLAAVGLFDDALHRLAALGVPTVMISGNHDSARRLGVGSGLLRQAGVHLRTDPAACGTPVLLDDAHGPVALYGLPYLEPAMVRDTLGAPRADHAAVLGAAMDRVRDDLAARPGGTRSVVLAHAFVTGGTASDSERDITVGGVASVPAAVFDGVDYAALGHLHGCQTLTERVRYSGSPLAYSFSEAAHRKSSWLVDLDADGSVHAERVDCPVPRPLARIRGPLEQLLDDPALARHEDSWVEATLTDASRPHDPMARLAQRFPHTLSLVFDPDEGPARSTASYAQRLRGRSDQEIAEDFVAHVRSGRAADDAERAELRSAIDEVRAADAVAEVAR, encoded by the coding sequence GTGAGATTCCTGCACACCTCGGACTGGCATCTGGGGCGGTCCTTCCACCGCGTGAGCATGCTCTCCGCCCAGCGCGCGTTCCTCGACCACCTCGTCGCCACCGTCCGCGACCGGGAGGCCGACGCGGTCCTGGTCGCGGGCGACGTCTACGACCGCGCGGTACCGCCGCTGGCCGCCGTCGGGCTCTTCGACGACGCCCTGCACCGGCTCGCCGCCCTGGGCGTGCCCACCGTCATGATCTCCGGCAACCACGACTCGGCCCGCCGGCTGGGCGTCGGCTCCGGACTGCTGCGGCAGGCCGGCGTCCACCTGCGCACCGACCCGGCGGCCTGCGGCACCCCCGTCCTCCTCGACGACGCGCACGGCCCGGTCGCCCTCTACGGACTGCCGTATCTCGAACCGGCCATGGTGCGCGACACCCTCGGCGCACCGCGCGCCGATCACGCCGCGGTCCTCGGCGCCGCCATGGACCGGGTCCGCGACGACCTGGCCGCCCGGCCCGGCGGGACGCGCTCCGTGGTGCTCGCGCACGCCTTCGTCACCGGGGGCACCGCCAGCGACAGCGAGCGGGACATCACCGTCGGCGGGGTCGCGTCCGTCCCGGCCGCCGTGTTCGACGGCGTCGACTACGCGGCCCTGGGCCATCTGCACGGCTGCCAGACCCTCACCGAGCGGGTCCGCTACTCCGGATCGCCGCTCGCCTACTCCTTCTCCGAGGCCGCGCACCGCAAGTCGTCCTGGCTCGTCGACCTCGACGCGGACGGCAGCGTGCACGCCGAGCGGGTGGACTGCCCGGTGCCGCGACCGCTGGCCCGTATCCGCGGACCGCTGGAACAGCTGCTGGACGACCCGGCGCTGGCCCGGCACGAGGACTCCTGGGTGGAGGCGACGCTCACCGACGCCTCCCGGCCGCACGACCCCATGGCCCGGCTGGCCCAGCGCTTCCCGCACACCCTGAGCCTGGTCTTCGACCCGGACGAGGGCCCGGCCCGGTCCACGGCCTCGTACGCCCAGCGGCTGCGCGGCCGGAGCGACCAGGAGATCGCCGAGGACTTCGTGGCACACGTCCGGTCCGGGCGCGCCGCCGACGACGCGGAGCGGGCCGAACTGCGGTCCGCCATCGACGAGGTACGGGCCGCCGACGCGGTGGCGGAGGTGGCGCGATGA
- a CDS encoding VOC family protein, with protein MPANGSAHIRIARPSRDLTAADRFWRTGLGLTELFRHTSGAGEHSLLMLGWPDASWHLELTLDPSGALQPAPTPDDLLVVYLGEPVPDSLVARLEHCGGKRVPAHNSYWDEWGTTIEDPDGYRLVLCERDWSNSANR; from the coding sequence ATGCCGGCCAACGGTTCCGCCCATATCCGTATCGCCCGCCCGTCCCGCGACCTGACGGCCGCCGACCGCTTCTGGCGCACCGGTCTGGGCCTGACCGAGCTGTTCCGCCACACCTCCGGGGCGGGCGAGCACTCCCTCCTGATGCTCGGCTGGCCGGACGCCTCCTGGCACCTGGAGCTGACCCTCGACCCCTCCGGCGCGCTCCAACCGGCCCCCACACCGGACGACTTGCTGGTCGTCTACCTGGGCGAACCGGTGCCCGACAGCCTGGTCGCCCGCCTCGAACACTGCGGCGGCAAGCGGGTGCCGGCCCACAACTCCTACTGGGACGAGTGGGGCACGACGATCGAGGACCCGGACGGCTACCGGCTGGTGCTCTGCGAGCGGGACTGGAGCAACTCCGCGAACCGGTGA
- a CDS encoding Lrp/AsnC family transcriptional regulator, with protein sequence MTGYSPDATDWRILDVLQQHGRAGYAELARAVNMSASAVTERVRRMEEAGVISGYAAVIDPERIGLPVLAFVRLRYPNGNYKPFHDLLETTPEILEAHHVTGDDCFVIKVAARSMRHLEEVSGRIGALGSVTTSVVYSSPLPRRPVSR encoded by the coding sequence ATGACCGGTTATTCCCCCGACGCCACCGACTGGCGCATCCTCGACGTCCTCCAGCAGCACGGCCGCGCGGGCTACGCCGAGCTGGCGCGCGCGGTGAACATGTCCGCGAGCGCGGTCACCGAACGGGTCCGGCGGATGGAGGAGGCCGGGGTGATATCGGGGTACGCGGCGGTGATCGACCCCGAGCGGATCGGGCTGCCGGTGCTGGCCTTCGTCCGGCTCCGCTACCCGAACGGGAACTACAAGCCGTTCCACGATCTGCTGGAGACCACACCGGAGATCCTGGAGGCGCATCACGTCACGGGCGACGACTGCTTTGTGATCAAGGTCGCCGCGCGGTCGATGAGGCATCTGGAGGAGGTGTCGGGACGCATCGGTGCGCTGGGCTCGGTGACCACGAGCGTGGTCTACTCCTCGCCGCTCCCCCGGCGTCCCGTCAGCCGCTGA
- a CDS encoding AAA family ATPase produces the protein MRLHRLTVTAFGPFGGAQTVDFDRLARDGLFLLHGPTGAGKTSVLDAVCFALYGSVPGARQSGQALRSDLADPSTLTEVVLELTVAERRLEITRLPEQPRPKKRGSGTTKEKAQSRLREFVPAGPAADGVPAGEWRPLSRSHQEIGEEIQQLLGMSKEQFCQVVLLPQGDFARFLRADAEARARLLGRLFDTGRFAALEEELTARRRAAADQVATGDDRLLALAHRMAQAAGSAPDLDDPSVPALAKAVVPVQAGANRRGGRAAATAPAEATAAAAAPGPGEPGFAGAVLARAAVARASARERREIAASAVHAAETAERSAAARLEETLERDRLQRRHADARRRAAELAAGAGAGDRLRERLERARAAAGVAPVLALREDAWQELAAAQRAERQHRAPLPPDLADAEGDRLAALERTLRADLGALAAARRAERRAADLGRERATLDREAHADEQTLLDAAQWLAEWGAARRAHQRRIETAQESAGRAEQLGDRIAPAAERLDAARRRDRLTGELGDAEAELLTARERSAKAQEHWLELKELRLRGIAAELAAQLEDGLACAVCGATEHPDPARAGAGHVDRAAEEAAQEAHRRAEETRQRAEGHRQSVKEALAAAGAAAGDGPTAELAGHVEQLRADFARAQAAGADLHGAREALARAEREYERRRDAQQQAERRAAARTSHREALDRERAALEEELAEARGDCGSVAERAERLERRIALLAAAAEASRTAAGCAQRLKEADAQLSDAAYRAGFGTPEAAAEALLPDAERRAVQRELDDRQAAAAAVAAELDRPELASAAALPPADPDAARTAHRAAAERLRTAAAGLAAARERCTALDRLSTDAEDDARRLAPLRAAYDRIARLASLTSGTSSENARRMRLESYVLAARLEQVAAAATARLRRMSGGRYTLVHSDERAGGARRSGLGLHVIDAWTGQERDTASLSGGETFFASLALALGLADVVTDEAGGTRLDTLFIDEGFGSLDEQTLDEVLDVLDALRERDRSVGIVSHVADLKARIPSQLEVVKDRAGSTVRHRVPG, from the coding sequence ATGAGGCTGCACCGGCTGACCGTCACCGCGTTCGGGCCGTTCGGCGGCGCCCAGACCGTCGACTTCGACCGGCTCGCCCGCGACGGCCTCTTCCTGCTGCACGGGCCGACCGGCGCGGGCAAGACCTCGGTCCTGGACGCGGTCTGCTTCGCGCTGTACGGGTCGGTGCCCGGGGCGCGCCAGAGCGGCCAGGCCCTGCGCAGCGATCTGGCCGACCCCTCCACCCTGACCGAGGTCGTCCTCGAACTCACCGTGGCCGAACGCCGGTTGGAGATCACCCGGCTGCCCGAGCAGCCCCGCCCCAAGAAGCGCGGCAGCGGTACGACGAAGGAGAAGGCGCAGAGCCGGCTGCGCGAGTTCGTCCCCGCGGGGCCGGCCGCCGACGGCGTGCCGGCCGGCGAGTGGCGGCCGCTCAGCCGCTCGCACCAGGAGATCGGCGAGGAGATCCAGCAGCTGCTCGGCATGAGCAAGGAGCAGTTCTGCCAGGTGGTGCTGCTGCCCCAGGGCGACTTCGCGCGCTTCCTGCGGGCGGACGCGGAGGCGCGGGCCCGGCTGCTGGGGCGGCTCTTCGACACCGGGCGGTTCGCCGCGCTCGAAGAGGAGCTGACGGCGCGCCGCAGGGCCGCGGCCGACCAGGTGGCGACCGGGGACGACCGGCTGCTGGCGCTGGCCCACCGGATGGCGCAGGCGGCCGGGTCCGCCCCGGATCTCGACGACCCGTCAGTGCCCGCTCTGGCAAAGGCGGTTGTGCCGGTACAGGCGGGAGCGAACCGGCGCGGCGGACGGGCGGCGGCCACCGCACCCGCCGAGGCGACCGCCGCTGCCGCCGCGCCCGGTCCCGGCGAGCCCGGATTCGCCGGGGCGGTGCTGGCCCGCGCCGCGGTCGCCCGGGCGAGCGCCCGCGAGCGCCGGGAGATCGCCGCGTCCGCGGTCCACGCCGCCGAGACGGCGGAGCGGTCGGCCGCCGCACGGCTGGAGGAGACCCTGGAACGGGACCGGCTCCAGCGCCGGCACGCCGACGCCCGCCGCCGCGCCGCCGAACTGGCCGCCGGCGCGGGCGCGGGCGACCGCCTGCGGGAACGGCTGGAGCGGGCCCGCGCCGCCGCGGGCGTGGCACCCGTCCTCGCGCTGCGCGAGGACGCCTGGCAGGAGCTGGCCGCCGCCCAGCGCGCCGAACGGCAGCACCGTGCCCCGCTGCCGCCCGACCTCGCGGACGCCGAGGGCGACCGACTCGCCGCGCTGGAACGGACGTTGCGGGCCGATCTGGGAGCGCTCGCGGCGGCGCGCCGGGCCGAGCGGCGGGCCGCCGACCTCGGCCGGGAGCGCGCCACCCTCGACCGCGAGGCGCACGCCGACGAGCAGACGCTGCTGGACGCCGCCCAGTGGCTCGCCGAATGGGGCGCCGCGCGCCGGGCACACCAGCGGCGGATCGAGACCGCACAGGAGTCCGCCGGCCGCGCGGAACAGCTCGGCGACCGGATCGCCCCGGCCGCTGAACGGCTGGACGCGGCCCGCCGGCGCGACCGTCTCACCGGCGAACTAGGGGACGCGGAAGCGGAGTTGCTGACCGCCCGGGAGCGTTCGGCGAAGGCTCAGGAGCACTGGCTGGAGCTCAAGGAGCTGCGGCTGCGTGGGATCGCCGCCGAACTGGCCGCCCAGCTGGAAGACGGCCTGGCGTGCGCGGTGTGCGGCGCGACCGAGCACCCGGACCCGGCCCGGGCCGGCGCCGGCCATGTCGACCGGGCCGCCGAGGAGGCCGCACAGGAGGCCCACCGCCGCGCCGAGGAGACCCGGCAGCGGGCGGAGGGGCACCGCCAGTCCGTCAAGGAGGCGCTGGCCGCCGCCGGCGCCGCGGCCGGCGACGGCCCCACCGCCGAACTCGCCGGCCACGTCGAGCAGTTGCGGGCCGACTTCGCCCGCGCCCAGGCCGCCGGAGCCGATCTGCACGGCGCCCGCGAGGCGCTGGCGCGCGCCGAGCGGGAGTACGAGCGGCGCCGCGACGCGCAGCAGCAGGCCGAGCGCCGGGCCGCCGCCCGTACCTCCCACCGTGAGGCCCTGGACCGCGAACGGGCCGCGCTGGAGGAGGAGTTGGCCGAGGCGCGAGGCGACTGCGGCAGCGTCGCCGAGCGGGCCGAGCGGCTGGAGCGGCGGATCGCGCTGCTCGCCGCCGCGGCCGAGGCGTCCCGTACGGCAGCCGGCTGCGCCCAGCGTCTGAAGGAGGCCGACGCACAGCTCTCCGACGCCGCCTACCGCGCCGGGTTCGGTACTCCGGAGGCGGCGGCCGAGGCCCTGCTGCCGGACGCCGAACGACGGGCCGTGCAGCGGGAGTTGGACGACCGGCAGGCCGCAGCGGCGGCCGTGGCGGCCGAGCTGGACCGGCCGGAACTCGCCTCCGCCGCGGCCCTGCCGCCCGCCGACCCGGACGCCGCCCGCACCGCGCACCGCGCCGCGGCGGAGCGGCTGCGGACCGCCGCCGCCGGCCTGGCCGCGGCCCGGGAACGCTGCACCGCCCTCGACCGGCTCTCCACCGACGCCGAGGACGACGCCCGCCGCCTGGCCCCGCTGCGCGCCGCGTACGACCGGATCGCCCGCCTCGCCTCGCTCACCTCCGGCACCTCCAGCGAGAACGCACGGCGGATGCGCCTGGAGTCGTATGTGCTGGCCGCCCGCCTGGAGCAGGTCGCCGCCGCGGCCACCGCCCGGCTGCGCCGGATGTCCGGCGGCCGGTACACCCTCGTCCACTCCGACGAACGGGCCGGCGGCGCCCGGCGCTCCGGCCTCGGCCTGCACGTCATCGACGCCTGGACCGGCCAGGAGCGGGACACCGCCAGCCTCTCCGGCGGCGAGACCTTCTTCGCGTCGCTCGCCCTGGCCCTCGGCCTCGCCGATGTCGTCACCGACGAGGCGGGCGGCACCCGGCTGGACACCCTCTTCATCGACGAGGGCTTCGGCAGCCTCGACGAACAGACCCTCGACGAGGTCCTCGACGTCCTCGACGCGCTCCGCGAACGCGACCGCAGCGTCGGCATCGTCAGCCACGTCGCGGACCTCAAGGCGCGCATCCCGTCCCAGCTGGAGGTGGTCAAGGACCGCGCCGGTTCGACGGTCCGCCATCGGGTGCCGGGCTGA
- a CDS encoding rhodanese-like domain-containing protein gives MTTSTPRPLAAVGPVLAVPPAEPADAAAYFAARLAFHTDVADVHAALAPGAPGFVLVDCRSAAAWDQGHVPGAVHLPTARVPQDAPGLLDPAVPVVVHCWGPGCDGATRAALALARLGYRVKEMLGGIEYWIREGYEVTTRQGPRQRPADPLTAPVGDGECGC, from the coding sequence ATGACCACCTCCACCCCGCGGCCCCTGGCCGCCGTCGGCCCGGTGCTGGCCGTGCCGCCCGCCGAACCCGCCGACGCCGCCGCGTACTTCGCCGCCCGCCTCGCCTTCCACACCGACGTCGCCGACGTCCACGCCGCGCTCGCCCCCGGCGCCCCCGGCTTCGTCCTCGTCGACTGCCGTAGCGCCGCGGCCTGGGACCAGGGCCATGTCCCCGGCGCCGTGCACCTCCCCACGGCCCGTGTTCCGCAGGACGCGCCCGGGCTGCTGGACCCGGCCGTCCCGGTCGTCGTCCACTGCTGGGGCCCCGGCTGCGACGGCGCCACCCGGGCCGCCCTCGCCCTGGCCCGCCTCGGCTACCGCGTCAAGGAGATGCTCGGCGGCATCGAGTACTGGATCCGCGAGGGCTACGAGGTCACGACCCGGCAGGGGCCGCGGCAGCGCCCGGCCGACCCGCTCACCGCGCCGGTCGGCGACGGGGAGTGCGGCTGCTGA